The sequence AGGACTTCGTGAGCGCTCTGAACTCGATCATATCGCTTAGGGGATGGGGGTGAGCGCCGGCGTGTCGTCGACCACAGACGACGGCGTCAGAGAAGGCACCGCCCGTTCGACGCCATCGAGCAGCATGACGAAGGAGCTGCGCAGCAGCACCAGCGTGGGCGGGTTCTGCGCGACGATGAGTGAGAACAAGCGCACGGGGTGGAACGGCGCGTCGCCCACGCCGTTGCGATCCAGGTCGTAGCCCCGATAGTCGTCCCAGTAGTTGCCGGCAAAACGCGTCGTGGTTTCGCCGCCGCGCATCCCGACATCGAAGGTGTTGTCGAAGAAATTGTTGCGCTCGAAGCGCGCATCGTCCGTGCTCGAGAGGAGGCGCACGGCCCATCCGTTGGACCGGAACGTGTTGTGCGACGCGACCAGACGGTTGGCGCCGTCTGCCGACAACCCGACGGTGTTGTGCGCGAACTCGTTGTCTTCCACGCGGCTGTCGTCGATTTCCTTGAGGAGCAGCCCGTACGCCGCATCGCCCCAGTTCGACTCGAAGCGATTGCCGGCCATGAGCACGCGATGCGTGTACATCACCGCGACGCCGGCGTGATTGTATCGGAAGGTGTTGCCGAGATACTGGCAGTCGTCGGAATACATGAAGTGCAGGCCGTAGCGCAGATTGTGCTCGCTCGTGTTCCCGCGCACGACGGTGTGGGTGACGAACTCGAAGTAGATGCCATCTCGCTGGTCGCTCACGTGATTGTCGGCGATGAGCGCGCCGCTCGCGGCCCACAAATGAATGCCGTTGCCGAAGCTCGTTTCATCGCGCGCGGCGCCGCGGATGTCGTTGTGGATCACGCGACAGCCGACCGACTTCGCGAGGTAGATCCCGAAGAACGCGCGCTCGATGAGATTGTCCTCGATGCGGCAGTTGCGGACGGCGAGGACGCGCACGGCGGCGAGGTCGCTGGTGTAGCTCACGCCCACGTCGCGGAAGTGCAGGTGCCGAATGGTGACATCATCGGCGGCAACCGTGAGAATCGCGTGCGCGGACTCGCCATCGAGGATGGCATCGCCGGCTCCTTCGATCAGGAGCGGCTTGTCGACCATGACCAGCGGCTCGCGGTACGTGCCGGCGCGCACGACGATCCGGTCGCCGGCGGACGCGCGGGCCACGGCTTCGCCTAACGTCGCCAGCGCGGTGCCCGGCGCCACCACCAGGG is a genomic window of Gemmatimonadaceae bacterium containing:
- a CDS encoding nitrous oxide reductase family maturation protein NosD — translated: MRPLPAMTRAVLFVACVAAPPHALGQASRTLVVAPGTALATLGEAVARASAGDRIVVRAGTYREPLVMVDKPLLIEGAGDAILDGESAHAILTVAADDVTIRHLHFRDVGVSYTSDLAAVRVLAVRNCRIEDNLIERAFFGIYLAKSVGCRVIHNDIRGAARDETSFGNGIHLWAASGALIADNHVSDQRDGIYFEFVTHTVVRGNTSEHNLRYGLHFMYSDDCQYLGNTFRYNHAGVAVMYTHRVLMAGNRFESNWGDAAYGLLLKEIDDSRVEDNEFAHNTVGLSADGANRLVASHNTFRSNGWAVRLLSSTDDARFERNNFFDNTFDVGMRGGETTTRFAGNYWDDYRGYDLDRNGVGDAPFHPVRLFSLIVAQNPPTLVLLRSSFVMLLDGVERAVPSLTPSSVVDDTPALTPIP